In Zingiber officinale cultivar Zhangliang chromosome 3B, Zo_v1.1, whole genome shotgun sequence, a single window of DNA contains:
- the LOC122055635 gene encoding uncharacterized protein LOC122055635 isoform X2, giving the protein MEKESKEQRAPPERDFPLQWGSCKRLRCVKVREGGSPARSDVRRRATSRINRRIVAGGDKDFPTPRFRHPAQLLYRRFESVGSENQKSRSVTSSPEKEDRCYATRGSLMPHGCEGENGAGGGGVADERGGAVALPRFFISLSNKEKEEDFMAMKGCKLPQRPKKRSN; this is encoded by the exons ATGGAGAAGGAATCGAAGGAGCAGAGAGCTCCTCCGGAGCGCGATTTCCCCTTGCAGTGGGGAAGCTGTAAGCGCCTCCGCTGCGTCAAGGTCAGAGAGGGAGGCTCCCCGGCTAGATCCGATGTGCGGAGGAGGGCTACGTCCCGGATCAACCGACGCATCGTCGCCGGAGGCGACAAGGACTTCCCCACCCCGCGGTTTCGGCACCCTGCTCAACTCCTCTACAG GAGGTTCGAATCCGTGGGCAGCGAGAACCAGAAATCGAGATCGGTGACATCGTCGCCGGAGAAGGAGGATCGCTGCTACGCGACGAGGGGGTCGCTGATGCCGCACGGATGCGAAGGGGAAAACGGGGCGGGCGGCGGAGGTGTTGCGGATGAGAGAGGCGGCGCCGTGGCGCTGCCCAGGTTCTTTATATCCCTCTCCaacaaggagaaggaagaagatttcATGGCCATGAAAGGGTGCAAGCTGCCACAGAGACCCAAGAAGCGCTCCAA TTAG
- the LOC122055635 gene encoding uncharacterized protein LOC122055635 isoform X1, translated as MEKESKEQRAPPERDFPLQWGSCKRLRCVKVREGGSPARSDVRRRATSRINRRIVAGGDKDFPTPRFRHPAQLLYRRFESVGSENQKSRSVTSSPEKEDRCYATRGSLMPHGCEGENGAGGGGVADERGGAVALPRFFISLSNKEKEEDFMAMKGCKLPQRPKKRSKYIQKCILLVSPGTWLPDLSQERYEVREKKGLRKRKRGLKAMSLESDSE; from the exons ATGGAGAAGGAATCGAAGGAGCAGAGAGCTCCTCCGGAGCGCGATTTCCCCTTGCAGTGGGGAAGCTGTAAGCGCCTCCGCTGCGTCAAGGTCAGAGAGGGAGGCTCCCCGGCTAGATCCGATGTGCGGAGGAGGGCTACGTCCCGGATCAACCGACGCATCGTCGCCGGAGGCGACAAGGACTTCCCCACCCCGCGGTTTCGGCACCCTGCTCAACTCCTCTACAG GAGGTTCGAATCCGTGGGCAGCGAGAACCAGAAATCGAGATCGGTGACATCGTCGCCGGAGAAGGAGGATCGCTGCTACGCGACGAGGGGGTCGCTGATGCCGCACGGATGCGAAGGGGAAAACGGGGCGGGCGGCGGAGGTGTTGCGGATGAGAGAGGCGGCGCCGTGGCGCTGCCCAGGTTCTTTATATCCCTCTCCaacaaggagaaggaagaagatttcATGGCCATGAAAGGGTGCAAGCTGCCACAGAGACCCAAGAAGCGCTCCAAGTACATCCAAAAATGCATACTC TTAGTGAGTCCAGGAACATGGCTGCCGGATCTTTCTCAGGAGAGATACGAGGTGAGGGAGAAGAAAGGCTTACGAAAG AGAAAAAGAGGATTGAAGGCTATGAGTTTAGAGAGTGATTCGGAATGA
- the LOC122055634 gene encoding uncharacterized protein LOC122055634: MVFHAGWVGAVARLSAEACQYVACNPERLSSDEALELICCLPLRHLRRLAICIFSFLCFPPFFPEDPRPHLRRRRFAFRYTLSSSSSSSSSSSEYDSAGGGYESHSE; the protein is encoded by the coding sequence ATGGTGTTCCACGCGGGGTGGGTCGGGGCGGTGGCGCGGCTGTCGGCGGAGGCCTGCCAGTACGTCGCCTGCAACCCCGAGCGGCTGAGCAGCGACGAGGCTCTCGAGCTCATCTGCTGCCTCCCGCTGCGCCACCTCCGCCGCCTCGCCATCTGCATCTTCTCCTTCCTATGCTTTCCCCCATTCTTTCCCGAAGACCCGCGGCCccacctccgccgccgccgcttcGCCTTCCGCTAtaccctctcctcctcctcctcttcctcctcctcctcctccgaatACGATTCAGCTGGCGGTGGCTACGAATCCCATTCCGAGTGA